From the genome of Oncorhynchus gorbuscha isolate QuinsamMale2020 ecotype Even-year linkage group LG18, OgorEven_v1.0, whole genome shotgun sequence:
aatcagcagttgaaacccTAACCAAACAGTTGATACAAAACAAGGCGAGTGATTGGACTGGAGAAATATAACCagtctcaaattcatagacagagcaaattcaaggactgaccatccaggatttcaaaactatagttttaaccatgttttgaggctatacagtggttATACATATGGGTACATATCATATCATTTATgtcaaaaaatggatgtagcaactacagattgcccctttaacaccAAGAACAGACCAGCAAGAGATTGACATAAAGATCAGTCTGCTACAGCAGAGGGCAATGGTATTTCTCATTGTAACACACAACCAGGCTCCTGGTGTCAGCGCcgagatatataaatatatacatcaAGACATATTGGATTATCTACCATATTTACCTATTAATGTGGCTTTACTCCCTGTCCACAGTCTGGAAATTGAAATATGAAATCAGTCGATATCAGATGCAAGCTTGTATCTCTATATATCGACCAACCACAGTCTATATTAGGCCCCCACCAAAACAAATCTATCCAATCCATATGCATatgcatatcacacacatcattGTGCATTTAACATATGGGCAACCCAGGCAAGCTGTTTATACCTGTGCATATGCAACACTACATCAAGTGTGGCTGTAACAGTTGTGTCGTTAAGTTAGTTTAAACCGTGTGGCTGTGGATCTGTCTGGAATTGAATGTCCCCAGCCTTTATATAGTGAACGGCTGTGGCTTCAGTGGGACACTGGTAGGCTGTAATTAATCTCTGTCACATAATGAGTCTTGGTGCTGTTCCCAGTCACTCGATTAGTAGTGTGTGGTAGACCTGGGCTGTAGTTTGGGGTTTGTGGGGTGGGAGTTTGAGGCGAGCAGCCGAGGAGCTGAGCCTCTCAGCAACTCATATCCAGGGTCATCCGCTACATGCCACTGGCTGGGGCCTGATTTAAATCCAATCACAACTTATAGACAATGTCTTATTTCGAGGGATATATTGCTTCTATTCTGacccgtttttttttttttttaggtatttCTGTTGGGATTATTTATACTACACTGATGAATGGTGGGGATGGAATCGAATTCAGGAGAATTTCAGGATTGATTCCATTTAGACCGAAATGGGGGGGAAATTAATGGTTGGAATTCAGAATAATTGTTGTGAATAAATATAACTCTTAGAGGATTTCATTTAGCAtgcacatacaggtaactgccaaaataaaggaaacacttgcaTAAATGAGGGATATAacgtatattgaaagcaggtgcttccacaccatagacattaaaaccagttccacacaggtgtggttcctgatccccatcatgcttagggtcatgtataatcAAATCTGGGCAGGCCCAGTTGACCTTTATTTTGTTTGTGATAAGATCTGACATATTTGACTCAACCAAATTGAATGAATATGTTTTATGATGGTGTTTCCTTTagtttggcagttacctgtacactACAACAATAACAATGCCAGAAATAGCCTGTGTTTCTGATCATATTTCTCAACTCAAAGCCTATATTCATTTTCAAACCAGCACTTTTCTGTTTTCAGACACAATATTCCTGGCGTGATGATTATGTTAGGTCCATTCTAGATCAAATGTAGTAGTCCCTGTGCAATTAAAGGGGCTACATAGAAGAGGAATTCCATTTTTAGAAACCTTCTTACACATCCCTACTTGTTTCATTTGACTGGTTCCGCTACATGGGTTGCGTGTACATGTATGTATGCCACATggagtgtgtatgtttgtgtgggtgttttttaGCCTGTTCCAGTGCCTGTCGGGTGTGTGGGTGGTTATGTGATGAGTGTCCAGGGAAGTGGTACAAGTTGACATTCGATTCCCTAACCAATCACATAGTCTGACCATAGTGTATCTGATTGGGAGGGGGATGACTACAGTATATATTGACCATGGAGGGATATACAGTGAAGAAGACattgaaagaaggagagaaagaaccaAAGTTCTACCACTACCACTCACTGGTAGTTCAAGAAAGCAGCAAGACAACAACCCAAAAACAGCATGAAGTCTCTGACTCTCCTGACCATTTGTGCCGttctgtcggtctctctgtccATGAACGGTAAGTTGGGAAAGCatattgtgtagtttcaccataACTTCTGATTGTGACAATGTATTCTGAACGAGATTAAATAACGAGAGAACTAACGTAACATGTTTTATAATAAGACATAAACGCTCATACGTGCTTATAACGAGCCAATGGGATTTTCTCTGTTCAACAGATCTGGCTCTTGATGTGGTTCTCGATCCTGCTCCTGACCCTGCCACTGAACCAGCACCAGCCGCAGACTCCTCCGCATCTTCATcagcttcctcctcttcctcctcggcTTCCGACTCATCAGCCTCTGCCTCAGACTCCTCGGACTCAGACTCTTCCTCAGCCTCTTCCTCGTCTTCTTCTTCAGAGTCAGCTAGTGCTGAAGGTCTGGCATCTCTCTAACTAACTCTAAATGGTGTCGTTGCTCCGCAGTGTGCTGATGTAAAGTTAACAGATGCATTGATACTAGCAGATAGTGTATGCAGTATATGCAGATCTGCATGGAAACGGGAAAGAGGGTCGCCTTCTTTGTGTTTGTATTTGTAATGGTATCAGTTTAAGGAAATGTGTAAGAGTATGTGTACAGGTTTGTCTTGACATTTACAAAAAATGGGAAATAAAACTGTTCATAAATATAGTCTACCATAGCTGCTCTAAAAAAGGAAGCAAAACCACATTTGTACTGTGTAagggttgaagtgtgtgtgtgtgtgtgtgtgtgtgtgtgtgtgtgtgtgtgtgtgtgtgtgtgtgtgtgtgtgtgtgtgtgtgtgtgtgtgtgtgtgtgtgtgtgtgtgtgtgtgtgtgtgtgtgtgtgtgtgtgtgtgtgtgtgtgtgtgtgtgtgtgtgtgtgtgtgtgtgtgtgtgtgtgtgtgtgtttgtgtgtgtgtgtgtgtgtgtgtgtgtgttccagctaCAGCAGAGGACCCAGCTGCAGCTACAGAGCCAGCAGTGATTATGAAGAGAGACCTGGCCTCAGTGTTGCTGAGGAGGAAGAGGGCGGCTGGACAAGCAGCTGCTGCCTTCACCCTCACCCAGGTGGAGAGGTAGGCTCCAATACCCTTTTAGAACTCGAAattctagaacacacacacttctaGAACACATCACAGAACTACTCTACTATTGCTCTATAGAAAATGTACAAGCTAATAGACTATTGTACAATAAGACAACATTCTAACCCAAGCTTTTTGCTACCATCActcaacactacactacacacactatggCTATCTGCCACAAGACAGCTGTCATAACCATGTCAAATGTGACCTACTATAATTAGGGGTGTTCGCTTTTCCTGAATGCCTCATTTAGTCATTTAACAGTCAAGGGTGTTACCTCACATGATTTGGTGTTAGAAGGTGATGTTGCAATGATGCTTGGGAAACCCTCCTCCAAGCTTCACCCCGGCCCTCCCTGACTCAAACCCTCCTCCTAGCTTCACCCCGGCCCTCCCTGACTCAAACCCTCCTCCTAGCTTCACCCCGGCCCTCCCTGACCCAAACCCTCCCCCTAGCTTCACCCCAGCCCTCCCTGACCCAAACCCTCCTTCTAGCTGCATCGTTACCGCCAAGAAGCCAAATAATCTGTTTAAATTTGACCTTACAGATGTTTACATTTAGGCAACACTCTTACTGTACTTCATACAAGCCAAATGACTGGAGCAAAATATGCAGAATATCACTGCTGTtttgtaaaaaagaaaaaaatcacATGAAGCAAATTGATAAAGTACATTTACCCTACAGTTATGTGTAATTGATGAGAAGTCAATTAACCccaactttctctctctttctctctctctctctcgcgtccAGTCTAAGTGAGGTGTGCGAGCTCAATCTGGCCTGTGAGCACATGGCGGAGACAGCAGGCATCGTTGCAGCATACACCGCATACTATGGACCACCTCCCTTCTAAACAGACTCTTTACTAtgcaaactggagagagagaaaatactcTCTGCCATTTCACCATCACGAAGCTACATTCTTGAGAAGGGATCAACCACTCCCAACAGTGTCCTAATAAGGGCAtagaaaacaaacacaaacaggTTTCCTCCACGTTTTAGGGAGCAGACCAAGTTATGGGACTTTGCGAGACCAGCCACAAGTGAAATTGGTAGCTACCATACTCGTAATGCCGGCTGTAACTATATGTTTTGAGTAATGTAAGAAAAGGCATGTCTGATCCAAGCTTTTGTTATATTGAGGAGAAGCTAGAGGCATATAGGAACTGAGTCCTGTGGTTATCGGGGCCTGATAATGTAAATTGCTCAACACAATATCACAAAGAATGGTGCTAAAACCTCAAATGTATTGTATCATAAATGTATTCATCTTTATCCGTTTTGTAGTATTAGGTAGGCTAAAGCGCACATTATCATTTATCTGCAATGTATTATAACCATACATTTTTAATGATTGTTTCCTGTTCGTAGTGTAACTATTGCTGATAGTCAATACTGTCATATATTTGTATTGATTGTTATCATCACTAAATCCATCTTCTAAGGAGGGCTTTAGAAAGAGTGAGGACACCACAGTTTGTATGCAAACTCAAACCTTGTTGATGCCACTTTGACTACTGTCTTGCACATAAGTGCTGAATAAAGTGGAGAACATTTTAATATTTTGTGTTTGGGTGTTTTCTTTATAGCAAATTGAGTACAGTATTGGGACCTAGGCCACATAGGCTTCCATACCAGTCTGTCTCAATTACCCTCTTCTGTATTTGTTTGAATAAGTCTTTTTTTATATACCTAAAGACAAGATATTAACACATGAGGGTATAGCTCACTGATTGTCATCATTGCTTCTGCAGACTgtccaccacaggaggttggtggcaccttgactggggaggacgggcttgtggtaatggacGGAGAAgaatgaatggaatggtatcaaatacattccatttgctctgttccagccattattatgagccgtcctcccttcagcagcctcaaCTGCTGAGTGTCCACATGGGAAAAACTATTTTCATGCCACTTTTATACCGAAGTTACTTTTTAGTAGAGGGCTAGGAAAACTTAACACGTTAGGAGAATATGCATAACAGGTTAGAAGACCGAGGTTAAAGGTTGgaaaaagggttaaggttagcaaaAATGCTCTCTTAACCTGCTAAGAAAATCACTTTGTATCGAAGTGCCGTGAAAAGAGTGTGTATTCTGTCCTGTCCACACATCCACTTTAGAACACAGTATAGTATGTAATCCTTATAACCATAGCCTGGCCTGGTGGTATTCACGTGACCGCGCGTCCACAAGCTAGCCACAATAGGGGAATTTCCGGTTTGCATTCAAAATAAATGTCCCCCATTGAAAGTGATTCAAAACAATGCAAATCGTTGATTCATGCCATATTTGGACTAGATCATGCTAAACAAGGCTGGAATGttgttataaaaaaaaaaattatgcaaTAATTAGTTAATTTTACACCAAAAAGTTCAATTCAGTTGAAATCGCACTGTGGATGTATTAGACTTTAGAATTTCATAGGTGGCATACTTATatgcactgtacagccttacATATGGATATTGGGaccatgaaatggggtatcagtctgcTCAGTGACActcacagaacacaactgtgtagagtttacacaaatattcACATCATAGCTCTTATTGCAGGACTTGACTGATGGAAATCCCCTTTCCAGTCAGTCTATTGTGCATATtggacattcatattgcactgtacagcgTAACCTATGGATTGTGCACCCATGAAATGGGGTATCTGCCAACTCACTGACACTCATAGGACACAAATGTGTAGATTTATATTAGTGTCTTAGCTCTTGCACAGTCCAATATGAATCCTCAATAGGCTGTATAGGGAGCTGATGTCCCACAGTTAAAGTTCCCTAATAAGAGCAAAGTTGTtttctgtgggtgtcaccgagTAGGCTGATTCCCCATTTCAAGGGAGCACAATCTCTAGTTTAGGCTGTACATTGCATGTTAGTATGCCCCAAAGGCAATTATGTGGTCTAATACATCCACAGCGAGACGTATACGTTATATGTTTATTGACACAAATAATGCATTATTTAACTTCATTTTAAATTATGTAACAACATTATAACCTTGTTTAGCATTATCTAGTCCAAATATGGCATAATTACACTGTTTGAATCCGTTTACATGACTTTCCATGGGGAACCTTTATTTTGAAGGCCACTAAAATCCACTGtcgtggctaatccttattgtgtcTAGCGTCATACAGGTCTATTTACGAACGGGGAAATAACGGGGAATTGGGAGTGAAAAAAGTACCGTTTTGGAATTACGACTTTGTGAAAAATATGGAGTTTCTCATAGGAAgccccttctcttctcctgttGGACAACGAATTGGTAAGTCGGGAGAAATATTGCAGAAAGATGTTCAAAGCGGAGCCATCAAGCTAATTATGCGTCGCTCGATCTGCAACGTTGAATGACATCGCAACTTAACTTTAGAAACTTGCAAATTGTATCTATCCAGCTAGCTATTTATTTATGTTCAAACGTTTAATACATTTTGTGAAAGTTACAGGGCTGTTTTGTTATAGGGGTTCAGACAGAAAAGTAGGAATTGCAGCTACTTTTATTTGCCAAGTAGTATATACGAACGTTAATGTGAATTTATGGCCGATATCTGCCTTGAAAGATGTGTTCTCAAACCAATAAAATACTAGAAGCAGTCTAAACTACCCTTATCGCTCATGTGATTCGTAATCTGTGGTGACATTACAGCAATATTGACGAATCACTGATGTCAATGGGTGGGTTTAGGGGCATAGAAGTTGTTGCTTAGTTCCTTATTCAAAACCTTGGCTCACAAACCGTTTAAACTAGGCTCCATTTCACGACTGAAATTATTATCAGCCTATAACCAATGAACATTTCACAATTTATGCCCAAAGAATTTAAATCCTAGATATCTGGTTTCTTAACTGGCATAGCATAATTGCAGTCAAAGTTGGTCAACTTCCACATAATGTCTTGAAGGGCATTTATGACGTACATAAACAGATTATGTCATTGATATCAACAAACTGTCTATATCAAATGCAGATCATGTTTTTATGTCACAGGTGTTTTGATGGAGATGAGCCATGGAAAGTTATGTCTACTGTCCAGTCTAGTGAAAGTGTTGACATCCTTGGTGACCTTAAGTTcctgacatcacacacacacacaaactcctctTACTTCATTCACTTCGCCCCTCTCTCACATGGCATATATGCTTAGACTACCCCGGAGGGAATGCGAACAGAAGCAGCTGACAGTCACATGAAATagggggagtgagtgagtgagtgagagagagagtggcttgctttggcaatgttaacatgtgttttcCCATGCCAATAGAGCTCctagaattgaattgaattggggAAGGTGTGggtgagagattgagagggagattATCAGAGAATTACAATGACCAACTCAAGGGGCCACAGAGTGGAGTGCAAAGAGGATGAAATGGGAACAAACATTCCTCAATAAATGCCATATAGCTGAGTTTAGATAACTTGCCGGATACTTTAATCTGAATCATTATTCAATTAAAATCAACCCGCAATTGTTTATGACAATCACATGTAGGCCAATGCCTGCTGAATAGATTTTACAGTAGGCCTATGTTTACGGTCACTCATAGGCTAGGTGCTATTCTATGTGTTATCTTGATATCGAGCTGTATTGATAAGTATCGATAATGCTGGGGTATAAAATGTGACTTTGTAGTCTGCCTATCTGCATAATCATCCATGTTGTGTGTCTATCTGCATACAGTAGGCATGATTAATCATCCATGTTCTTTGTTGTCTGACAGTCATAATAAGAGTATAATATCATATTGTTTGTTGTCTCAGACAGTCATAATAAGAGTATAATATCATATTGTTTGTCGTCTCAGACAGTCATAATAAGAGTATAATATCTCCTGTTGATGTTGACAGAACGAGCCACCAGCGCCGCGCTGCATGCAGAGGACTGGGCCCTTAACATGGAGATATGTGACATCATCAACGAGACAGACGAAGGGTAACTATGGATGGCGTCACATAGGCCATTTTGTTTTCTATGGTGTTTTTATTGATGACTGTTTTGTACTGCGTCATTTTCGATGTCAAACAGTTAGCAATACTGTTAATATGACAACAGTAAATACAGTCTTTCTGGGAATTGATGCTGGAAGTGCGTATGTGTGGTTCTCCTCCCTAGACCCAAAGATGCAGTCAAAGCCATAAAGAAGAGGATTGTTGGTAATAAGAGCTTCAGGGAGATCATGTTGGCTCTGACAGTGAGTATTATTTCAGGTCTTTCTATTCCATTTTCTGAGGATTGGAGTTCTCTTGATGGGGAATGTTGAATCATCTGGGTCTCTCACTGGGGATTGAAGAAAACGGGAACCGAGTGACTTCAGGGAGTGACAGAACTAAatggggttatatacagtacatgctgCTCAGTGTGTtccttgcagtgtgtgtgttctcagtcGTTCCTCCTGTATCTATCTTTAGGTTCTGGAGGCATGTGTAAAGAACTGTGGCCACCGGTTCCATGTTCTAGTGGCGTCCCAGGACTTTGTGGAGGGGGTTCTGGTCCGAGCCATCCTGCCTAAGAACAACCCTCCCACCACCCTGCACGACCGGGTGCTGAGCCTCATACAGGTGGGTTGCATCTCACAGGTAGAGTCTGAAATGGCATCCTTTTCCCTACGTATATAGTGCACCGCGTTTTGGGCTCTGGTGAATAGGGGGCCATTTCTGACGATCCATTTGGATCATATACAGGCACTGTACAACTCCGCTGTTTATTGACTGTTGATTTAGCTTGGACATTATCCCACTATTGCGAGACTGTAGAGTCAATTGTTATAGGCTATGATGGGGTTAATGCCGTGAT
Proteins encoded in this window:
- the LOC124003708 gene encoding osteocalcin 2a isoform X2, whose product is MKSLTLLTICAVLSVSLSMNDLALDVVLDPAPDPATEPAPAADSSASSSASSSSSSASDSSASASDSSDSDSSSASSSSSSSESASAEAEDPAAATEPAVIMKRDLASVLLRRKRAAGQAAAAFTLTQVESLSEVCELNLACEHMAETAGIVAAYTAYYGPPPF
- the LOC124003708 gene encoding osteocalcin 2a isoform X1 — protein: MKSLTLLTICAVLSVSLSMNDLALDVVLDPAPDPATEPAPAADSSASSSASSSSSSASDSSASASDSSDSDSSSASSSSSSSESASAEATAEDPAAATEPAVIMKRDLASVLLRRKRAAGQAAAAFTLTQVESLSEVCELNLACEHMAETAGIVAAYTAYYGPPPF